In uncultured Bacteroides sp., one genomic interval encodes:
- a CDS encoding FGGY-family carbohydrate kinase, whose protein sequence is MFLLGYDIGSSSVKASLVNAETGKCVSTAFYPKTEMNITAVKAGWAEQDPQAWWENLKLATKTIMDESGISAAEIKAIGISYQMHGLVCVDKDQNVLRPAIIWCDSRAVPYGQKAFDILGEERCLSHLLNSPGNFTASKLAWIKANEPKVYEQIYKIMLPGDYIAMKLSGEICTTVSGLSEGMFWDFKQNSIAGFLMDYYGFDSSLIADIKPTFSNQGEVNAAAAKELGLKEGTPITYRAGDQPNNALSLNVFNPGEIASTAGTSGVVYGVNGEVNYDPQSRVNTFAHVNHTEEQTRLGVLLCINGTGILNSWVKKNIAPEGISYNEMNVLASKAPIGSGGISILPFGNGAERMLGNKEIGCSIRGLNFNTHGKHHIARAAQEGIVFSFKYGIEIMEQMGIPVKKIHAGHANMFLSSIFRDTLAGVTGATIELYDTDGSVGAAKGAGIGAGIYKDNNEAFATLDKLDVIEPNIAKSQEYADAYNQWKYRLEKSMSK, encoded by the coding sequence ATGTTTTTATTAGGATATGATATTGGAAGTTCGTCTGTAAAGGCTAGTTTAGTAAATGCAGAAACAGGAAAATGTGTTTCTACTGCATTTTATCCAAAAACTGAAATGAATATAACGGCTGTAAAGGCTGGTTGGGCAGAACAAGATCCTCAGGCTTGGTGGGAAAATCTGAAATTAGCTACTAAAACCATTATGGATGAATCCGGAATTAGTGCTGCTGAAATTAAAGCTATCGGTATTTCTTATCAGATGCACGGACTGGTTTGTGTAGATAAAGATCAGAATGTATTGCGCCCGGCTATTATATGGTGTGATTCTCGTGCAGTTCCTTATGGACAAAAGGCCTTTGATATTTTAGGCGAGGAGAGATGTCTTTCTCATTTGTTAAACTCTCCTGGTAATTTTACAGCTTCTAAGTTGGCTTGGATCAAAGCTAACGAGCCAAAAGTATATGAGCAGATTTACAAGATAATGCTTCCGGGTGATTATATTGCTATGAAGCTGAGTGGAGAAATTTGCACTACGGTTTCCGGTCTTTCCGAAGGTATGTTTTGGGATTTTAAGCAAAATAGTATTGCTGGCTTCCTGATGGATTATTATGGCTTCGATTCTTCATTAATTGCAGATATCAAACCAACGTTCTCAAACCAAGGTGAAGTGAATGCAGCTGCTGCTAAAGAACTTGGATTAAAAGAAGGAACTCCAATTACTTATCGTGCAGGAGACCAACCTAATAATGCACTTTCTCTGAATGTGTTTAATCCGGGCGAGATTGCCTCTACAGCTGGAACTTCAGGTGTTGTTTATGGCGTTAATGGAGAGGTTAATTATGATCCACAATCACGCGTAAATACATTTGCTCATGTAAATCACACTGAAGAACAAACTCGTTTAGGAGTATTACTTTGTATTAACGGAACCGGAATTTTGAATTCATGGGTGAAAAAGAATATTGCTCCCGAAGGTATTTCGTATAATGAAATGAATGTCTTAGCATCTAAAGCTCCAATTGGTAGTGGAGGTATAAGTATTCTTCCTTTTGGAAACGGTGCAGAACGTATGTTGGGCAATAAGGAAATTGGCTGTTCAATCCGTGGATTAAACTTCAATACACATGGCAAACACCATATAGCTCGTGCTGCTCAGGAAGGAATCGTTTTCTCATTTAAATATGGTATTGAGATTATGGAGCAGATGGGTATTCCTGTTAAGAAGATTCATGCAGGTCATGCCAATATGTTCTTAAGCTCTATCTTTCGCGATACACTTGCCGGAGTAACCGGAGCAACTATAGAATTATATGATACTGATGGTTCGGTGGGTGCAGCTAAGGGTGCAGGTATTGGAGCAGGTATCTATAAAGATAATAACGAAGCTTTTGCAACTCTTGATAAACTGGATGTAATAGAACCTAATATTGCTAAAAGTCAGGAATATGCAGATGCATACAATCAATGGAAATACAGACTTGAAAAGTCTATGTCTAAATAA
- the xylA gene encoding xylose isomerase codes for MATKEYFPGIGKIKFEGKESKNPMAFRYYDAEKVVNGKKMKDWLKFAMAWWHTLCAEGGDQFGGGTKQFPWNGASSAVEAAKNKLDAGFEFMQKCGIEYYCFHDADLVDPSDDIAEYEANMKAIVAYAKQRQAETGIKLLWGTANVFSHARYMNGAATNPNFDVVARAAVQIKNAIDATIELGGTNYVFWGGREGYMSLLNTDQKREKEHLAMMLTKARDYARAKGFKGTFLIEPKPMEPMKHQYDVDTETVIGFLKAHGLENDFKVNIEVNHATLAGHTFEHELACAVDAGMLGSIDANRGDAQNGWDTDQFPIDNYELIQAMMQIIRNGGLGNGGTNFDAKTRRNSTDLEDIFIAHISGMDAFARALENASALLNESPICNMVKERYASFDGGKGKEFEAGSLSLEDLHAYAVAKGEPTQVSGKQELYEAIVNMYC; via the coding sequence ATGGCAACTAAAGAGTATTTTCCTGGTATAGGAAAGATTAAATTTGAAGGTAAAGAAAGTAAAAATCCAATGGCATTCCGTTATTATGATGCTGAAAAAGTAGTTAACGGAAAGAAGATGAAAGATTGGTTGAAGTTTGCTATGGCTTGGTGGCACACACTTTGCGCAGAAGGTGGCGACCAATTTGGTGGTGGAACAAAACAGTTTCCTTGGAACGGTGCTTCTTCTGCTGTTGAAGCTGCAAAGAATAAATTAGATGCTGGTTTTGAATTTATGCAGAAATGTGGTATTGAATATTACTGTTTCCATGATGCTGACTTAGTTGATCCTAGCGATGATATTGCTGAATATGAAGCAAACATGAAAGCGATTGTTGCTTATGCTAAGCAAAGACAAGCAGAAACTGGTATCAAATTGTTGTGGGGTACTGCAAATGTATTCTCTCATGCACGTTATATGAATGGTGCTGCAACAAATCCTAACTTTGACGTGGTAGCTCGTGCTGCTGTTCAGATTAAAAATGCTATTGATGCAACTATCGAATTAGGTGGTACAAATTATGTATTCTGGGGCGGACGCGAAGGTTATATGTCTTTATTGAATACTGATCAAAAACGTGAAAAAGAACATTTGGCAATGATGCTTACTAAAGCTCGTGACTATGCTCGTGCTAAAGGTTTCAAAGGAACATTCCTTATCGAACCAAAACCAATGGAACCAATGAAACATCAATATGATGTTGATACAGAAACTGTTATCGGATTCTTGAAAGCTCACGGATTGGAAAATGATTTCAAAGTAAATATTGAAGTTAACCATGCTACATTGGCTGGCCATACTTTTGAACACGAATTGGCTTGCGCTGTAGATGCTGGTATGTTGGGTTCAATAGATGCTAACCGCGGTGATGCTCAGAATGGTTGGGATACTGACCAATTCCCTATCGATAATTACGAATTGATTCAGGCAATGATGCAGATTATCCGTAATGGTGGTCTTGGTAATGGTGGAACAAACTTCGATGCTAAAACTCGTCGTAACTCTACTGATCTGGAAGATATCTTTATTGCTCACATCAGCGGTATGGATGCTTTTGCTCGTGCACTTGAAAATGCTTCTGCTTTATTGAATGAATCTCCTATCTGTAACATGGTTAAAGAGCGTTATGCTTCTTTTGATGGTGGTAAAGGTAAAGAATTCGAAGCTGGTAGCCTTTCTTTGGAAGATCTTCATGCTTACGCTGTAGCTAAAGGTGAACCTACACAGGTTAGTGGAAAACAAGAATTGTATGAAGCAATCGTAAATATGTATTGCTAG
- a CDS encoding NUDIX domain-containing protein, whose protein sequence is MERDIDIDKLVNPHVSVDCVVIGFDGEQLKVLLVKQLDQEPVDAYTDLKLPGGLIYEDEDLDEAAQRVLYELTGLKNVNLLQFRAFGSKNRTHNPKDVRWLERFHQLKSKIERIVTIAYLSMVKIDKKLENLSDKYQAEWMEIKDLKVLAFDHNQIISEAITYIRQYVEANPAVLFDLLPRKFTASELRVLYELVYDKTFDVRNFHKKIAMMEYVVPLQERQTGVPHRAARYYKFDRKIYNKLHVTTKSFSK, encoded by the coding sequence ATGGAACGCGATATTGATATAGATAAGTTAGTAAATCCACATGTCTCAGTTGACTGTGTTGTGATAGGGTTTGATGGTGAACAACTAAAAGTCTTGTTAGTAAAACAGCTGGATCAGGAACCTGTAGATGCTTATACGGATTTGAAACTTCCCGGTGGTTTAATCTACGAAGATGAAGACTTGGATGAAGCCGCTCAGCGGGTTCTTTATGAATTAACAGGACTTAAGAATGTTAATTTACTTCAATTTAGAGCTTTTGGCTCAAAAAATAGAACGCATAATCCTAAAGATGTAAGATGGCTGGAACGCTTTCATCAATTAAAAAGCAAGATTGAACGCATTGTTACAATTGCTTATCTTTCTATGGTTAAGATTGATAAGAAACTCGAAAATCTATCAGATAAATATCAGGCTGAGTGGATGGAAATAAAGGATCTCAAAGTTCTTGCTTTTGACCATAATCAGATTATTTCTGAAGCAATCACTTATATTCGTCAATATGTGGAAGCAAATCCTGCTGTCTTGTTTGATTTATTACCTCGTAAGTTTACTGCATCTGAACTGCGTGTCTTATATGAATTAGTATATGATAAGACATTCGACGTTCGTAATTTCCATAAGAAAATAGCTATGATGGAGTATGTTGTTCCACTACAGGAACGCCAGACTGGTGTTCCTCACAGGGCGGCACGCTATTATAAGTTTGACAGGAAAATTTATAATAAACTTCACGTTACAACAAAGTCTTTTAGTAAGTAA